The sequence below is a genomic window from Pseudomonas cremoricolorata.
GTGATTTCGTGGCCCAGCACCAGGCCGACCTGGGCGGTGGTACGGCCGCGCACCATGTGCTGGTCCGAACCGCAGATGTTGGTGGAAACCACCTTGAGGATCACGCCATGCTCGATCTTCTTGCCGCGTGGATCTTGCATTTTCGGGTAGTCGATTTTCTGTACTTCGACCTTGCCAGCGCCGAGATACACCACTCCACGATTGCCAGACATGCTCTTACCTCGCTTGATTTGTACTTATGCAGCGTTGGGTAGCACCGTCCCTCGTGGACGGCATGTGTAACTGGATCGATCAGGGCCAGGCAGCCCTTTGTACTGCGTTCGATTGTGGTCTTGTCGCAGGGCGATGCCCTGACTGGAAACGACGGGCGGATATCTTTTTACGCCAGCAGATAAGGGGGGCGACTGGGCTGGGCCGGCTTTGCCGGCCATCGCGAGTGGACTCGCTCCTACGGGTAATCGGAGCTTTACCGGTGGTCGGTCAGAGCACCACCGTCCGATTGGCATTGAGAAACACCCGCCGCTCGAGGTGGTAACCCACGGCGCGGGCCAGGGTCAGGCATTCGATATCGCGCCCCTTGGCGATCAGGTCGTCGGGGTAGTAGGTGTGGTCCACCACTTCCACGCCCTGGGCGATGATCGGGCCTTCGTCGAGGTCGTTGTTGATGTAGTGCGCGGTGGCACCGACCATCTTCACACCCTTGTTGTAGGCCTGGTGATACGGCTTGGCGCCCTTGAAGCCGGGCAGCAGGGAGTGGTGGATGTTGATCGCCCAGCCGTCCAGGCGGCGGCACAGCTCGGGCGACAGCACCTGCATGTAGCGCGCCAGCACCACCAGCTCGGCGCCGCTGTCCTCGATCACCTGCAACACCTTGCGCTCCTGGCCAGGCTTGTCCTTGGGATCGAGGGGGAAATGGTAGTAGGGAATCTTGTGCCACTGCGCCAGTGGCTCGAGGTCGGGGTGGTTGGACACCACGGCGACGATGTCCATGCCCAACTGGCCGATGCGCTGACGGTAGAGCAGGTCATTCAGGCAGTGGTCGGCCTTGGAGACCATGATCACCACCTTGGGGCGGTGATTGGGCGCGGTCAGCTCGAAGGCCATGCCGAACGGCTCGCTGCGTTCGGCGAAGGCTGCCCGGAAGGCCTGTTCATCGAAGTCGTCCGGCTGGCGGAATTCGACGCGGATGAAGAAGCGCCCCGACAGCCGATCGTCGAAGGAATGGTGCTCGGTGACGTAGCAGCGCTGCTCGAACAGCAGCCGTGTCACGACATCGACGGTGCCGAGCATGCTCGGGCAATCGGCGGTGAGAATCCAGGTATCCGGTGCCCGACTCATGCTGATGCTCCTCTAGGCTTCGATCGCCAGACCATACTCCGCCGAAGCGTCCTGCAGCCACAGCCACCAGTAGTCCGAGAAACTGCGACGGATGACCAGTTCCCAGGTCTCTTCGCCGGTGCGACGAATCACCAGTTGCGACTTGGCGAACACCGTACCGACCGCTTTGCCGACCGGGAAATTGTTCGGGTGCACGTCGTAGCTGGTGGATTTCATCAGCACCTGGCGCACGTTCGGGCCACGCAGTTCCAGCAGGCTCTGCCCGCCGCTGACGTTGACCACCTGAATGTGCAGGCCGGCAGCGGCGTCGCGCAGTTTCTGCTCGACTTCCACTTCCTGACCGCCAGGGACGATCAGCAGCCACTCATCGGGACCGACCCACTGCAGCGAGGTGTCGCCGCTGGAAACCAGCTGCAACGCGCCAGGCAGCTCCAGGCCCAAGGCCTTCTGCACGGCGCTGGCGAAGGCCTCGTCGTGGCCATCGCCACGCAGGGTCAGGTGACCGAGGAATTTGTGCTCACGCAGGGTCACGCCTGCGTTCTGACGGCCCTTGCCGACCAGGCTACGCAGGTCGGCGTGGTGCAGCGGCGACTCGGCCCGGGCGTTGCCGCTGGGGTTTTGCTCGAAGACGTTGATAGCGCTCATGTGTTACCTGCCTTGAATTCTGTAGTGCGCATGGGGTGTGAGAGCCGATACCAGCCCCCCACACCCTGCGGTCCGGGGTATCAGACGTTCTGCTGTTCACCCTTCGGATCGAAGAACACCGAAGACACGATTTCTGCCTCGATCACGCTGCCATCGGCTTGCGGCGAGTAGACCCGCTCGCCCATGCGCTTCAGACCGCCCTTGACCACACCCATGGCGAACGAATAGCCCAGGGAGTTGAAGGCGTAGCTGGAGGTGACGTGACCGACCATGTCCATCGGAATCGGCTGGTTCGGGTCGTTGACCAACTGGGCGCCTTCGGGCAGCCACTTCTTCGGATCGACCGGCTTGAGGCCCACCAGTTGCTTGCGGTCTTCGCGCAGGCAGTCTTCGCGATTCATGCCACGCAGGCCGATCCACGAGAACGGCTTGTTGCGGCCGACGCACCAGCTCATGTTCAGGTCGTCCGGGTTCATCGAACCGTCGGTGTCCTGACCGACGATGATGAAGCCCTTCTCGGCGCGCAGCACGTGCATGGTCTCGGTGCCGTATGGGGTCAGGTTGTACTTCTTGCCCGCCTCGACGATTTTTTCCAGCACGCCCATGGCGTAGTTGGCCTGCACGTTGACTTCGTACGACAGCTCACCGGTGAACGAAATCCGGAACACACGGGCCGGCACACCGCCAACGTTGCCTTCCTTCCAGGTCATGAACGGGAAGGCGTCCTTGTCCAGGTCGATGTCGGTGACTTCGGCCAGCAGCTTGCGGCTGTTGGGGCCCGACAGCGTCATGGTCGCCCAGTGGTCGGTGACCGAGGTGAAGTACACCTTCAGCTCCGGCCATTCGGTCTGGTGGTACAGCTCCAGCCATTGCAGTACGCGAGCCGCGCCGCCGGTGGTGGTGGTCATGATGAAGTGGTTGTCGGCGACGCAGGCGGTGACGCCGTCGTCGAAGACCATGCCGTCTTCCTTGCACATCAGGCCGTAACGGGCCTTACCCACATCGAGCTTGGTCCAGGCGTTGGTGTACACGCGGTTGAGGAACTCGCGGGCATCCGGGCCCTGGATGTCGATCTTGCCCAGGGTCGAAGCATCCAGCAGACCGACGCTTGCGCGCACGGCCTTGCACTCACGCTCGACGGCGGTGTGCAGGTCTTCGCCGGGCTTGGGGAAGTACCACGGACGCTTCCACTGGCCGACATCTTCGAACTCGGCGTTGTTCTTCAGGTGCCAGCTGTGCAGCGCGGTGAAGCGCACGGGCTCGAAGATATGGCCACAGTGACGACCGGCGACAGCGCCGAAGGCCACGGGGGTGTAGTTGGGGCGGAACATCGTGGTGCCCATCTGCGGGATGGTGATACCCATCGAGCGTGCAGCGATGGCCAGGCCGTTGATGTTACCCAGTTTGCCTTGGTCGGTACCGAAGCCCAGCGCGGTGTAGCGCTTGACGTGCTCGACCGACTCGAAGCCTTCGCGGGTCGCCAGTTCGATGGCAGCAGCGGTGACGTCGTTCTGCTGGTCGACGAACTGCTTCGGCGCACGGGCAGTGCCCTTGTCGTGCGGCACCTGGAACAGCGCCACACTGGCCTCTTCCTTGCGCGCCACGGTCTTCGGCAGGCTGCCGGTGGTGGGCTGGAAGCCGGCTTCGGTGGCTGCGCGCACGCCGCCCTCGAACCCGTCGGCCAGCGCATCGCCCAGGGCGTAAACGCCGTTGATGCCACCGACACACACACGTTTCTGCGGTGCATCGCCCGGTACGAAGCCGAGGATGTCGTCACGCCAGACCGGACGACCGCCCAGGTGCGAAGCCAGGTGAACGATCGGGCTGTAGCCGCCGGAGGTGCCGATCAGGTCGCACTCGAGCCATTCGCCCGGGCTGGTGACCTTGTGCGCCACGGTGTCGATGGCAGCCACGCGAGCACCGGTCACGTGCTTGGTGCCACGCGATTCGATGATGGCGCTGGAGGTGAGGATGCGAATGCCCTTGGCACGCGCTTCTTCGACCAGCGAGCCACGCGGGTTGTGACGGGCATCGGCGATGGCCACCACTTGCAGACCGGCGTCGTGCCAGTCCAGCGCCGCGCGGTAGGCGTGGTCGTTGTTGGTCGACAGCACCAACTTGCGGCCAGGTGCCACGCCGTAGCGGCGCACGTAGACCGAAATGGCGCCGGCGAGCATGTTGCCCGGCACGTCGTTGTTGCCGTACACCAGCGGACGCTCGTGGGCGCCGGTGGCCAGCACTACACGTTTAGCACGTACACGGTGCACACGATGACGCACCTGACCCAACGGCGCGTGGTCACCGAGGTGGTCGGTGAGGCGCTCGTGGATGGTCAGGAAGTTGTGGTCGTGGTAGCCGTTGACGGTAGCGCGCGGCAACAGGGTCACTTCCGGCATGGCTTGCAGCTCAGCGATGACGCTGGCGACCCAGTCGGCGGCAGGCTTGCCGTCAAGGGTTTCGCGGGTGTCGAGCAGGCTGCCGCCGAACTCTTCCTGTTCGTCGGCCAGAATCACTCGAGCGCCGCTACGGCCAGCGGCCAGGGCAGCGGCCAGGCCGGCCGGGCCGGAACCGACCACCAGCACGTCGCAGTGCTGGTTCATGTAGTCGTAGCTGTCCGGGTCGTTCTGCAGCGGCGAACGGCCCAGGCCCGCGGCCTTGCGGATGTACTTCTCGTACGTCATCCAGAAGGATTTGGGGTACATGAAAGTTTTGTAGTAGAAGCCCGGCGGCATCATGCTGCCGCCGACTTTACCGAGAATGCCCATCATGTCGTTGTTGACGTTCGGCCAGCCGTTGGTGCTGGTGGCGACCAGGCCGGAGTACAGCGGCTGCTGGGTGGCACGCACGTTGGGGATCTGCGTGGCTTCGGTGCTGCCCAGTTGCAGGATGGCGTTCGGCTCTTCGGTGCCCGAGGCGATGATGCCGCGTGGACGCGAGTACTTGAAGCTGCGGCCGACGATGTCGACGCCGTTGGCCAGCAGCGCTGCGGCCAGGCTGTCGCCGGCATAGCCCTGGTAGCTCTTCCCGTTGAAGGTGAAGTTCAGCACCTTGCTGCGGTCGACACGGCCACCGCTGGAGAGGCGATAGGTCTGGCTCATACGTTTTCTCCCCGTTCGTTGACGGCCGCCGATGTCGCGGGTGTGTTTTCACGAGCCGTCACCTTCGGCTGCTCGCCGATCTTGTAGGTTTCGAGGATCTCGTAGGTCTCGGTGTTACGGGTGACGTTGAAGTACTGGCGGCAGCCGGCAACGTGGTCCCACAGTTCATGGTGAATACCGCGCAGGTTGTCGCGGAAGAACATGTAGGTGCCCCACTCCTCGTCGGTGCACGAATTTGGGTCCAGAGGACGGGCGATGTGCGCCTGGCCGGAAGCGTGGAACTCTTCTTCGGAGCGCAGCTCGCCGCAATGGGGACAGAAAATATGCAACATGAAGGTTGTCTCCGATTAGTGGGCGACGGCTGCGGCGCCGTGTTCGTCGATCAGCGCACCGTTGTAGAAACGGTCGATGGAGAACGGTGCGGCCAGTGGGTGCATCTCGCCTTTGGCAAGGCTGGCGGCGAAGACGTTGCCCGAACCCGGGGTCGCCTTGAAGCCGCCGGTGCCCCAGCCGCAGTTGAAGAACAGGTTCTTGACCGGGGTCTTGGAGATGATCGGGCACGCGTCCGGGCAGGTGTCGACGATGCCGCCCCACTGACGGTTCATGCGCACCCGCGACAGAATCGGGAACATCTCGACGATCGCCTGCATGGTGTGCTCGATGATCGGGTACGAACCGCGTTGACCGTAACCGACCCAGCCATCGATACCGGCGCCGATAACCAGGTCGCCCTTGTCGGACTGGCTGATGTAGCCGTGTACGGCGTTGGACATGATCACGCTGTCGATGATCGGCTTGATCGGCTCGGAAACCAGCGCTTGCAGCGGGTGCGATTCGAGTGGCAGACGGAAGCCGGCCAGGCGCGCCATGTGCCCGGAGTTACCGGCCGTGACCACGCCGACGCGCTTGGCGCCGATGAAGCCCTTGTTGGTTTCCACGCCGATCACCGCGCCGTTTTCCTTGCGGAAACCGATCACTTCGGTCTGCTGGATCAGGTCGACGCCCAGGGCGTCGGCGGCACGGGCATAGCCCCAGGCCACGGCATCGTGACGGGCCACGCCGCCACGGCGCTGGATGGTCGCGCCGAGGATCGGGTAGCGGGTGTTCTTCGAGCAGTCCAGGTACGGAATCTCGGCCGCGACCTGTTCGGTGTTGAGCAGCTCGCCATCGACGCCATTGAGGCGGTTGGCGTTGACGCGGCGCTCGGAATCACGGATGTCCTGCAGGGTGTGGCACAGGTTGTACACGCCACGCTGGGAGAACATCACGTTGTAGTTGATGTCCTGGGACAGCCCTTCCCACAGCTTCATGGCGTGCTCGTAGAGCTTGGCCGATTCGTCCCACAGGTAGTTGGAACGCACGATGGTGGTGTTACGGGCGGTGTTGCCGCCGCCCAGGTAACCCTTCTCGATCACCGCCACGTTGGTGATGCCGTGTTCCTTGGCCAGGTAGTAGGCGGTCGCCAGACCATGCCCGCCACCACCAACGATGACCACGTCGTAGACCTTTTTAGGGGTCGGCGTGCGCCACATGCGCTGCCAGTTTTCGTGGTGGCTGAGGGAGTGTTTGAAGAGGCCGAAGCCTGAATAGCGTTTCATCTAGGGTTACTCCCTCAGCGGTAAACCGGGTAATCGGCGCACAGGGCGGAGACGCGCTTGGCCACGTCGGCTTCGATGTCTGCATCACCCAGGTGATCGAGGATGTCGCAGATCCAGCCAGCCAGCTCTTTGCACTGGGCGACCTTGAAGCCACGGGTCGTGACGGCCGGGGTGCCGATGCGCAGGCCCGAGGTCACGAACGGCGATTGTGGATCGTTGGGTACGGCGTTCTTGTTGACGGTGATGTGCGCACGGCCCAGGGCGGCGTCGGCATCTTTGCCAGTCAGGCCCTGACGGATCAGGCTGACCAGGAACAGGTGGTTGTCGGTACCACCGGAAACCACGTCGTAGCCGCGGTCGATGAACACCTGGGCCATGGCCTGGGCGTTGTCGATCACTTGCTGCTGGTAGGCCTTGAAGCCTGGCTCCAGCGCTTCTTTAAAGCACACTGCCTTGCCGGCGATGACGTGCATCAGCGGGCCACCCTGGGCGCCCGGGAAGACCGCAGCGTTGAGCTTCTTCTCGATCTCTTCGTTGGCCTTGGCCAGGATCAGACCGCCACGTGGACCGCGCAGGGTCTTGTGGGTGGTGGTGGTGACCACGTCAGCGAACGGAATCGGGTTGGGGTACAGGCCGGCAGCGACCAGACCCGCAACGTGGGCCATGTCGACGAACAACAGCGCACCGACCTTGTCAGCGATGGCGCGGAAGCGTGGGAAGTCGAGGGTCTTGGAGTACGCCGAGAAGCCGGCAACGATCATCTTCGGCTTGTGCTCGACGGCCAGGCGCTCGACTTCGTCGTAGTCGATCAGGCCAGTATTGGTGTCGATGCCGTACTGAACGGCGTTGTACAGCTTGCCCGAGGACGACACTTTGGCGCCGTGGGTCAGGTGACCGCCATGGGCCAGGCTCATGCCCAGGATGGTGTCGCCGGCCTGCAGCAGAGCCAGGTACACGGCGCTGTTGGCCGAGGAACCGGAGTGCGGCTGGACGTTGGCGTAGTCGGCACCGAACAGCTGCTTGGCGCGCTCGATGGCCAGCGCCTCGACCTTGTCGACGTGCTCGCAACCACCGTAGTAACGCTTGCCTGGATAGCCTTCGGCGTACTTGTTGGTCAGGCCGCTGCCTTGGGCCTGCATCACGCGCTTGCTGGTGTAGTTTTCCGAGGCGATCAGTTCGATGTGATCTTCCTGACGCTGTTCCTCGGCATTCATCGCCGCCAGCAGTGCGTCGTCATAACCTTGGATCTGGTCTTGCTTGCTGAACATCGTGTATCTCCCGGCAGCGATCATTTTTTGTCTGGAGGGTTCAATGACCCTTTGTGGCGATGGTAGGGCTGCCGGGGGGCAATCAGATGCCTGCGCACGCCTTGCAATGGCGCGTTTACGACATTCGTCACGCCAACACGTGCAATGGTTTAGAGTTCGGTTCTGCTCGCTCACAGGACCGCGTCATGCCAGACCACACACAACAATTCGCCAGCGACAACTACTCCGGTATCTGCCCCGAAGCCTGGGCTGCGATGGACCGCGCCAACCGCGGTCACGAACGCGCCTATGGCGACGACCAATGGACGCAACAGGCCGCCGATCACTTCCGCCGCCTGTTCGAAACCGACTGCGAGGTGTTCTTCGCCTTCAACGGCACCGCGGCCAACTCACTGGCCCTGGCCTCGCTGTGCCAGAGTTTTCACAGCGTCATCTGCTCGGAAACCGCCCACGTCGAAACCGACGAGTGTGGCGCCCCGGAGTTCTTCTCCAACGGCTCCAAGCTGCTTACCGCGCGCACTCACGAAGGCAAGCTGACACCTGAGTCGATTCGCGAGATCGCCCTCAAGCGCCAGGACATCCACTACCCCAAACCGCGCGTGGTGACGCTTACCCAGGCCACCGAGGTCGGCACGGTGTACCGCCCCGACGAGCTCAAGGCGATCAGCGCCACCTGCAAGGAACTGGGCCTGCACCTGCACATGGACGGCGCACGCTTCACCAACGCCTGCGCATTCCTCGGCTGCTCACCCGCCGAGCTGACGTGGAAGGCCGGGGTCGATGTGCTGTGCTTTGGCGGCACCAAGAACGGCATGGCGGTCGGCGAGGCGATTCTGTTCTTCAACCACGACCTGGCCCGCGACTTCGACTATCGCTGCAAACAGGCCGGGCAACTGGCCTCGAAAATGCGTTTTCTTTCCGCGCCCTGGGTTGGGCTGTTGGAGGACGGCGCCTGGCTGCGCCACGGCAACCACGCCAACCACTGCGCGCAGTTGCTGGCCTCGCTGGTCAGCGACCTGCCGGGCGTTGAACTGATGTTCCCGGTCGAAGCCAACGGGGTGTTCCTGCAAATGCCGGAGGCGGCGCTCGAAGCGCTGCGCAACAAGGGCTGGCGCTTCTACACCTTCATCGGTAGCGGCGGCGCGCGATTCATGTGTTCGTGGGATACCGAAGAATCGCGCGTGCGTGCGTTGGCGGCGGATATTCGCGCGATCATCGAGGCCTGAGCGGCCCGTTCGGGGATAAGTGAGCAGGGGCGCGATGCCCCCGCTTGGAACACCACCGGCTCAGGGCTGCGCGATGGTCCGGGCAATGGCATCGACGGTAGCGTCGATCTGCGCCTGGGTGCGCGCCAGGGTGTGTTGGTGCTCGTGCTGCAAGGCGATCTGCCGCGAGCACAGGTTCAGCGCGGCCAGCACCAGTAACTTGTCGCCGATCAGGGTCGGGTACTGGCGCTTGGTGTCATTGAGGCTGGTGTTGAGCATGCGCACCGCAGCGGCGAGGGTTTCTTCCTGGCCGTCCGGTGCCTTGATCGAGTAATCGGTGCCCAGAATCGACACGACCTTGATCGGCTGCGCGTGCAGGCTCATGCGCCGACGGTACCGGCGCCAGCGCGCTCGAGCAGCGCTTGCAGACGCGCAGCGGTGCTGCCCTGCTTCTCTTCCTGCTCCATCAGCGACAGTTGCAGGGTTTCGTTCTCTTCCTTGGCCTGGGCCAGTTCCTGACCCAGCGCAGCGTTCTGCTCAGTCAGTTGGGTGTTCTTCTGCAGCAGGTCATTGACCAGTTGCTCGATTTGATTAAGGGAGGCTTCCAGCATGGCTCTATCTCGGGGTTGTTGCAGAGGGCGCACACGATAAAGAAAAGTGCAGGCTCCCGCCAATTAATATCAGGACATCAGCAGCAAACGCCCCATTGACCCACCAATACCCCCCATGTTCCCGAAAAACCCGCCACCGATCAGAATCCCCTGCCCCATACGAAAACAGGCCCATCACGGGCCTGTTCTTACTTGCAGCTTGCAGCTCACGGCGTGCCGTTTGCCTCAATAGTCGATGCGCACATCGCCCTTGGGAATACTGCAGCACGACAGAATGTAGCCTTCGGCTTCGTCTTCCTCGGTGATCCCGCCGTTGTGCTCCATCTCGACTTCGCCGCCGAGCTTGAGCACCTTGCAGGTGCCGCAGATACCCATGCCGCACGCCTTGGGGATCATCAGGCCGACTTTCGCCGCCGCCGCGTGCACGGTTTCGCCCGGGGCGATGCGGATGCTCTTGTCGCTGCCGATGAACTCCACCAGGTTGAGGTCGGATTCATCGATTTCCGGCGCATCGGCGGCCTGCTCGGCGTGCTCGACCGCGTTTGCCTTGTCTTCGGCCGGCGTGGCACCGAACGACTCTTCGTGGTAGCGGCTCATGTCGAAGCCGACACCTTCGAGCATGCGCTTGACCGCAGTCATGTACGGCGTCGGGCCACAGCAGAAGACTTCACGCTCCATGTAGTCCGGGGCGATCAGTTCCATCAGGCGCTGGTTCAGGTAGCCGCGGTAGCCCGCCCAGGGTTCGCCCAGGCCGTGCTTCTCGCAGATGATGTGCAGGCCGAAATTCGGGATGCGCGAGGCCATCTGCTCGAGTTCGCGGTGGTAGATGATGTCCTTGGGCGTACGCGCACTGTGCACGAAGACCATGTCGACGTTGGCGTTGGTGTCGTAGAACCAACGGGCCATGGACATCACCGGGGTGATGCCGACACCGCCGGAGAGGTACAGCACCTTGCTGGCCGGGAAGTCGATGGCGTTGAACAAACCGACCGGGCCGTGCACCGCCAGCTCCTGACCTTCATGCAGGGTGTCGTGCAGGTGGTTGGAGACATGACCGCCCGGCACACGCTTGACGGTGATGGAGAAACTGTACGGAACCGATGGCGAGCTCGAGATGGTGTACGAGCGCATGACCTGCTTGCCGTCGATCTCAAGCTCGAGGGTGACGAACTGTCCTGGCTTGAAGAAGAACATGATCGGCGCGTCAGCCATGAAGCAGAAGGTGCGCACGTCCCAGGTCTCCTGGATGACCTTGACGCAGCGCACGGTGTGCCGGCCATTGACCCAGGTCTGAGTGGTGACCGGATTGAGGAAGGTTTCGGACATGATCATCTCCAGCGGCCGACTACCGGCCTTTTTATGGTTGCGATTCTGCTCAAGCCCGAGGGGTCGCACTTTCCTATCTGCGACATCGGCGTGCTTATCGCGACCAGCCCCGTCAGACAAGGGTTGCGGCGTCGGAATCGGATTCGGCCATGTCGCCCATGGATACGGTTCACGCCCACAGTAATCGCACACTCCACCGCAAATAGACCTGCTGTTTTTAAGTGAATAGCGACGCTGCACCACAACAACGATTAGCCACCATTCGCCGGCCACAATGGCCTTGAGGAACTACACGATGGACGTCACCGCAACTCTGAGTCTGGGCGATCCACTTGAACCTGCACGCAAGGCTACCGCCGAGATGCTGCAGAACCGCGAGCGCACCTACTCGCTGCCCCAGCCTTTCTACACCGACGAGCGTCTGTTCCAAATCGACATGCAGGAAATCTTCCACAAAGAGTGGCTGATCGCCGGCATGACCTGCGAGATTCCGGCCAAGGGCAACTACCTGACCCTTGAGATCGGCAAGAACCCGATCATCGTGGTGCGCGGCACCGAAGGCAAAGTGCATGCCTTCCACAACGTCTGCCGCCACCGCGGTTCGCGCCTGTGCGTGAGCGACAAAGGCAAGGTGGCCAAGCTGGTTTGTCCGTACCACCAATGGACCTACGAACTGGACGGCCGCCTGCTGTTCGCCGGCACCGAAATGGGCGCCGACTTCGACATGAATCAGTACGGCCTCAAGCCGGTCAACGTGAAGACCGCTGGCGGCTACATCTTCATCAGCCTGGCGGAAAACCCGCCTGCCATCGACGAGTTCCTGGCCACTCTGGACCACTACATGGAACCGTACGACATGGAGAACACCAAGGTCGCGGTACAGACCCAGCTGTTCGAAAAGGCCAACTGGAAGCTGGTGCTGGAAAACAACCGCGAGTGCTACCACTGCAACGGCTCGCACCCTGAGCTGCTGCAGACCCTGCTGGAGTTCGACGACACCAACGATCCACGCGCCAGCCAGGAATTCAAGGATCAGGTCGCGGCCTGCTCCGCTGCCTGGGAAGCCGAGAAGATT
It includes:
- the gbcA gene encoding glycine-betaine demethylase subunit GbcA translates to MDVTATLSLGDPLEPARKATAEMLQNRERTYSLPQPFYTDERLFQIDMQEIFHKEWLIAGMTCEIPAKGNYLTLEIGKNPIIVVRGTEGKVHAFHNVCRHRGSRLCVSDKGKVAKLVCPYHQWTYELDGRLLFAGTEMGADFDMNQYGLKPVNVKTAGGYIFISLAENPPAIDEFLATLDHYMEPYDMENTKVAVQTQLFEKANWKLVLENNRECYHCNGSHPELLQTLLEFDDTNDPRASQEFKDQVAACSAAWEAEKIPYLHKSHGLRNRIVRMPLLKGTVSMTMDGKPACKKLMGRIQNPDLGSMRILHLPHAWNHCMGDHMIVFTVWPISAQESMVTTKWLVHKDAVEGVDYDPANMRKVWDATNDQDRRLAEENQRGINSTAYQPGPYSKTYEFGVVNFIDWYSQRVLNNLGAEPAPYLKEIKAQ